A single window of Leopardus geoffroyi isolate Oge1 chromosome D4, O.geoffroyi_Oge1_pat1.0, whole genome shotgun sequence DNA harbors:
- the ARHGEF39 gene encoding rho guanine nucleotide exchange factor 39 isoform X2, with translation MERPGASARCPVQEQRARWERKRACTARELLETERRYQEQLGLVATYFVGILRAKGTLRPAERQALFGPWELIYGASQELLPYLEGGHWGQGLEGFCPHLELYTQFAANAERSQTTLQEQLKKNKRFRRFVRLQEGRPEFGSLHLQDLLPLPLQRLQQYENLVMALAENTGPNSPDHQQLTRAAWLISETAQRVHSIGQRQKNDQHLRRVQALLSGRQAKGLTSGRWFLRQGWLLVVPPRGEPRPRMFFLFSDVLLMAKPRPPLHLLQSGTFACRALYPMAQCQLHRVFGHSGGPCGGLLSLSFPCEKLLLMSTDQEELLRWHHSLTLAISSQKS, from the exons ATGGAGAGGCCGGGAGCCAGTGCTCGGTGCCCCGTGCAAGAGCAGCGTGCCCGTTGGGAGCGGAAACGCGCCTGCACTGCCCGGGAGCTGCTGGAGACCGAACGGCGCTACCAGGAACAGCTGGGGCTGGTGGCCACG TACTTCGTGGGTATTCTGAGAGCCAAGGGCACCCTGCGACCAGCGGAGCGCCAGGCCCTGTTTGGGCCCTGGGAGCTCATTTACGGCGCCAGCCA AGAGCTGCTTCCCTACCTCGAAGGAGGGCACTGGGGACAGGGGCTGGAAGGCTTCTGCCCCCACCTGGAGCTCTACACCCAATTTGCTGCCAATGCAGAGAGGTCCCAGACCACCCTGCAG gaacaactaaagaaaaataaacgttTCCGGAGATTTGTGCGACTTCAGGAAGGCCGCCCTGAGTTTGGAAGCCTGCATCTTCAGgacctgctccctctgcctctgcagaGGCTCCAGCA GTATGAAAATCTTGTCATGGCTTTGGCTGAAAACACAGGTCCCAACAGCCCTGACCACCAACAGCTCACAC GGGCTGCCTGGCTGATCAGTGAGACTGCTCAGAGAGTCCACAGCATTGGTCAGAGACAGAAGAATGACCAGCACCTCCGGCGTGTTCAGGCTTTGCTCAGTGGCCGCCAGGCAAAGGGGCTTACCTCAG GTCGCTGGTTCCTACGTCAGGGCTGGCTACTGGTAGTGCCTCCCCGTGGGGAGCCTCGGCCCCGAATGTTCTTCCTCTTCTCGGATGTGCTCCTCATGGCCAAACCTCGACCCCCACTGCATCTGCTGCAGAGTGGCACCTTTGCCTGCCGTGCCCTCTACCCCATGGCCCAGTGTCAACTCCACAGGGTCTTTGGCCACTCAGGAGGCCCTTGTGGTGGACTGCTCAGC CTGTCCTTTCCCTGTGAGAAGCTACTGCTTATGTCCACAGACCAGGAAGAGCTGTTGCGCTGGCACCACAGTCTGACTTTGGCCATCAG CAGCCAGAAGAGCTAG
- the CA9 gene encoding carbonic anhydrase 9 isoform X3, translated as MAPLCPSPWLPLWIPAPSRGPTVQLLLLLLLLVPAHPQSLSRMQGSPGLGGDSSGEDDQLDGENPPSEEDPPGEEDPPGEGDPPGEDPSGMKTEPGEENSLKLEDLPTVEVPRDTPGSQNNAHRHNKGDDHSHWRYGADPPWPQVSPACAGRFQSPVDIRPELAAFCPALQPLELLGFELPPLPELRLRNNGHTVQLTLPPGLEMALGPGREYRALQLHLHWGAAGRPGSEHTVDGHRFPAEIHVVHLSTAFAKVDEALGRPGGLAVLAAFLQLHTLSASLWGPDDARLQMNFRETQPLNGRMIEASFPAGVESSPRTIEPVHQNPCLAADSEVGPKGMLATTQQRSPRLLPRVLGTWRMCREASQKNLKGSWRLSCPTLYITSFLRSKYFFK; from the exons ATGGCTCCCCTGTGCCCTAGTCCCTGGCTCCCTCTGTGGATCCCGGCCCCTTCCCGGGGCCCTACTGTGCAACTGCTGCTGTTACTGCTGCTCCTGGTGCCTGCCCATCCCCAGAGCCTGTCCCGGATGCAGGGGTCACCTGGGTTGGGAGGAGATTCATCTGGGGAAGATGATCAACTGGATGGGGAGAACCCACCCAGTGAAGAGGATCCACCTGGAGAGGAGGATCCACCTGGAGAGGGGGACCCACCTGGAGAGGACCCATCTGGAATGAAGACTGAACCAGGAGAAGAGAACTCTCTGAAGTTAGAGGATCTACCTACTGTTGAGGTACCCAGGGATACTCCAGGCTCCCAGAATAATGCCCACAGGCACAACAAAG GAGATGACCACAGTCATTGGCGCTATGGAG CCGACCCGCCCTGGCCCCAGGTGTCCCCAGCCTGCGCAGGCCGCTTCCAATCGCCGGTAGATATCCGCCCGGAGCTCGCCGCATTTTGCCCCGCCCTGCAACCCCTGGAACTCCTAGGCTTTGAGCTCCCGCCTCTCCCAGAACTGCGCCTGCGCAACAATGGCCACACCG TGCAACTGACCCTGCCTCCGGGGCTGGAAATGGCTCTGGGTCCCGGGCGGGAGTACCGGGCCCTGCAGTTGCATCTGCACTGGGGGGCTGCGGGTCGCCCGGGCTCGGAGCACACGGTTGACGGCCACCGTTTCCCTGCCGAG aTCCACGTGGTTCACCTCAGCACTGCATTTGCCAAAGTTGATGAGgccttggggcgcccggggggacTAGCCGTGCTGGCCGCCTTTCTGCAG CTCCacaccctctctgcctccctgtgggGACCTGATGATGCTCGGCTACAGATGAACTTCCGAGAGACGCAGCCGTTGAATGGGCGAATGATCGAGGCCTCCTTCCCGGCTGGAGTAGAGAGCAGCCCCAGGACCATTGAGCCAG tcCACCAGAATCCCTGCCTTGCTGCTG ACTCCGAAGTGGGACCAAAGGGAATGTTAGCTACCACCCAGCAGAGGTCACCGAGACTGTTGCCTAGAGTCCTTGGAACTTGGAGAATGTGCAGAGAAGCCAGCCAGAAGAATCTGAAGGGGAGCTGGAGACTGTCCTGTCCTACCCTTTACATCACTTCCTTTTTAAggtccaaatatttttttaaataa
- the ARHGEF39 gene encoding rho guanine nucleotide exchange factor 39 isoform X1: MYHNYCPLPYFTDGTLRPCRCPTSRSRLLPQLRITQRRATYLPHPTLPERASRAYSAALAVGRGRNGRDWMRFSGPRWCSVLCGASRRQGAHSSPRPCPRSRWNLNHRRAEAGSIDPLARHGEAGSQCSVPRARAACPLGAETRLHCPGAAGDRTALPGTAGAGGHVLRGYSESQGHPATSGAPGPVWALGAHLRRQPEQLKKNKRFRRFVRLQEGRPEFGSLHLQDLLPLPLQRLQQYENLVMALAENTGPNSPDHQQLTRAAWLISETAQRVHSIGQRQKNDQHLRRVQALLSGRQAKGLTSGRWFLRQGWLLVVPPRGEPRPRMFFLFSDVLLMAKPRPPLHLLQSGTFACRALYPMAQCQLHRVFGHSGGPCGGLLSLSFPCEKLLLMSTDQEELLRWHHSLTLAISSQKS, translated from the exons ATGTACCATAACTATTGTCCCCTACCTTATTTTACTGATGGGACACTGAGGCCCTGCCGGTGTCCTACCTCAAGGTCCAGACTGCTGCCTCAACTTCGCATAACTCAGAGGAGGGCAACCTACCTGCCCCACCCGACGCTGCCCGAGCGGGCTTCGCGCGCCTACAGCGCCGCCCTGGCGGTAGGGCGAGGCCGCAATGGCAGAGACTGGATGCGGTTCAGTGGcccccgctggtgctctgtcCTGTGCGGAGCCTCCCGACGCCAGGGGGCGCATTCTTCTCCTCGGCCCTGCCCCAGGAGCCGTTGGAATTTGAATCACCGGCGGGCTGAGGCCGGAAGCATTGACCCCCTAGCCAGGCATGGAGAGGCCGGGAGCCAGTGCTCGGTGCCCCGTGCAAGAGCAGCGTGCCCGTTGGGAGCGGAAACGCGCCTGCACTGCCCGGGAGCTGCTGGAGACCGAACGGCGCTACCAGGAACAGCTGGGGCTGGTGGCCACG TACTTCGTGGGTATTCTGAGAGCCAAGGGCACCCTGCGACCAGCGGAGCGCCAGGCCCTGTTTGGGCCCTGGGAGCTCATTTACGGCGCCAGCCA gaacaactaaagaaaaataaacgttTCCGGAGATTTGTGCGACTTCAGGAAGGCCGCCCTGAGTTTGGAAGCCTGCATCTTCAGgacctgctccctctgcctctgcagaGGCTCCAGCA GTATGAAAATCTTGTCATGGCTTTGGCTGAAAACACAGGTCCCAACAGCCCTGACCACCAACAGCTCACAC GGGCTGCCTGGCTGATCAGTGAGACTGCTCAGAGAGTCCACAGCATTGGTCAGAGACAGAAGAATGACCAGCACCTCCGGCGTGTTCAGGCTTTGCTCAGTGGCCGCCAGGCAAAGGGGCTTACCTCAG GTCGCTGGTTCCTACGTCAGGGCTGGCTACTGGTAGTGCCTCCCCGTGGGGAGCCTCGGCCCCGAATGTTCTTCCTCTTCTCGGATGTGCTCCTCATGGCCAAACCTCGACCCCCACTGCATCTGCTGCAGAGTGGCACCTTTGCCTGCCGTGCCCTCTACCCCATGGCCCAGTGTCAACTCCACAGGGTCTTTGGCCACTCAGGAGGCCCTTGTGGTGGACTGCTCAGC CTGTCCTTTCCCTGTGAGAAGCTACTGCTTATGTCCACAGACCAGGAAGAGCTGTTGCGCTGGCACCACAGTCTGACTTTGGCCATCAG CAGCCAGAAGAGCTAG
- the CA9 gene encoding carbonic anhydrase 9 isoform X2: protein MAPLCPSPWLPLWIPAPSRGPTVQLLLLLLLLVPAHPQSLSRMQGSPGLGGDSSGEDDQLDGENPPSEEDPPGEEDPPGEGDPPGEDPSGMKTEPGEENSLKLEDLPTVEVPRDTPGSQNNAHRHNKGDDHSHWRYGADPPWPQVSPACAGRFQSPVDIRPELAAFCPALQPLELLGFELPPLPELRLRNNGHTVQLTLPPGLEMALGPGREYRALQLHLHWGAAGRPGSEHTVDGHRFPAEIHVVHLSTAFAKVDEALGRPGGLAVLAAFLQEGPEENSAYEQLLSHLEEIAEEDSETWVPGLDVSALLPSDLSRYFRYEGSLTTPPCAQGVIWTVFNQTVRLSAKQLHTLSASLWGPDDARLQMNFRETQPLNGRMIEASFPAGVESSPRTIEPVHQNPCLAAGDILALVFGLLFAVTCIAFLVQMRRQQRLRSGTKGNVSYHPAEVTETVA from the exons ATGGCTCCCCTGTGCCCTAGTCCCTGGCTCCCTCTGTGGATCCCGGCCCCTTCCCGGGGCCCTACTGTGCAACTGCTGCTGTTACTGCTGCTCCTGGTGCCTGCCCATCCCCAGAGCCTGTCCCGGATGCAGGGGTCACCTGGGTTGGGAGGAGATTCATCTGGGGAAGATGATCAACTGGATGGGGAGAACCCACCCAGTGAAGAGGATCCACCTGGAGAGGAGGATCCACCTGGAGAGGGGGACCCACCTGGAGAGGACCCATCTGGAATGAAGACTGAACCAGGAGAAGAGAACTCTCTGAAGTTAGAGGATCTACCTACTGTTGAGGTACCCAGGGATACTCCAGGCTCCCAGAATAATGCCCACAGGCACAACAAAG GAGATGACCACAGTCATTGGCGCTATGGAG CCGACCCGCCCTGGCCCCAGGTGTCCCCAGCCTGCGCAGGCCGCTTCCAATCGCCGGTAGATATCCGCCCGGAGCTCGCCGCATTTTGCCCCGCCCTGCAACCCCTGGAACTCCTAGGCTTTGAGCTCCCGCCTCTCCCAGAACTGCGCCTGCGCAACAATGGCCACACCG TGCAACTGACCCTGCCTCCGGGGCTGGAAATGGCTCTGGGTCCCGGGCGGGAGTACCGGGCCCTGCAGTTGCATCTGCACTGGGGGGCTGCGGGTCGCCCGGGCTCGGAGCACACGGTTGACGGCCACCGTTTCCCTGCCGAG aTCCACGTGGTTCACCTCAGCACTGCATTTGCCAAAGTTGATGAGgccttggggcgcccggggggacTAGCCGTGCTGGCCGCCTTTCTGCAG GAGGGCCCAGAAGAAAACAGCGCCTATGAGCAGTTGCTGTCACATTTGGAAGAAATCGCTGAGGAAG ACTCAGAGACTTGGGTCCCAGGACTGGATGTATCTGCACTGCtgccctctgacctcagccgctaCTTCCGCTATGAGGGGTCTCTAACCACACCCCCCTGTGCCCAGGGGGTCATCTGGACTGTGTTCAACCAGACAGTGAGGCTGAGTGCTaagcag CTCCacaccctctctgcctccctgtgggGACCTGATGATGCTCGGCTACAGATGAACTTCCGAGAGACGCAGCCGTTGAATGGGCGAATGATCGAGGCCTCCTTCCCGGCTGGAGTAGAGAGCAGCCCCAGGACCATTGAGCCAG tcCACCAGAATCCCTGCCTTGCTGCTG gtgACATCCTGGCCTTGGTTTTTGGCCTCCTCTTTGCCGTCACCTGCATCGCCTTCCTTGTGCAAATGAGAAGGCAGCAGAG ACTCCGAAGTGGGACCAAAGGGAATGTTAGCTACCACCCAGCAGAGGTCACCGAGACTGTTGCCTAG
- the CA9 gene encoding carbonic anhydrase 9 isoform X1, which translates to MAPLCPSPWLPLWIPAPSRGPTVQLLLLLLLLVPAHPQSLSRMQGSPGLGGDSSGEDDQLDGENPPSEEDPPGEEDPPGEGDPPGEDPSGMKTEPGEENSLKLEDLPTVEVPRDTPGSQNNAHRHNKGDDHSHWRYGADPPWPQVSPACAGRFQSPVDIRPELAAFCPALQPLELLGFELPPLPELRLRNNGHTVQLTLPPGLEMALGPGREYRALQLHLHWGAAGRPGSEHTVDGHRFPAEIHVVHLSTAFAKVDEALGRPGGLAVLAAFLQEGPEENSAYEQLLSHLEEIAEEDSETWVPGLDVSALLPSDLSRYFRYEGSLTTPPCAQGVIWTVFNQTVRLSAKQLHTLSASLWGPDDARLQMNFRETQPLNGRMIEASFPAGVESSPRTIEPVHQNPCLAADSEVGPKGMLATTQQRSPRLLPRVLGTWRMCREASQKNLKGSWRLSCPTLYITSFLRSKYFFK; encoded by the exons ATGGCTCCCCTGTGCCCTAGTCCCTGGCTCCCTCTGTGGATCCCGGCCCCTTCCCGGGGCCCTACTGTGCAACTGCTGCTGTTACTGCTGCTCCTGGTGCCTGCCCATCCCCAGAGCCTGTCCCGGATGCAGGGGTCACCTGGGTTGGGAGGAGATTCATCTGGGGAAGATGATCAACTGGATGGGGAGAACCCACCCAGTGAAGAGGATCCACCTGGAGAGGAGGATCCACCTGGAGAGGGGGACCCACCTGGAGAGGACCCATCTGGAATGAAGACTGAACCAGGAGAAGAGAACTCTCTGAAGTTAGAGGATCTACCTACTGTTGAGGTACCCAGGGATACTCCAGGCTCCCAGAATAATGCCCACAGGCACAACAAAG GAGATGACCACAGTCATTGGCGCTATGGAG CCGACCCGCCCTGGCCCCAGGTGTCCCCAGCCTGCGCAGGCCGCTTCCAATCGCCGGTAGATATCCGCCCGGAGCTCGCCGCATTTTGCCCCGCCCTGCAACCCCTGGAACTCCTAGGCTTTGAGCTCCCGCCTCTCCCAGAACTGCGCCTGCGCAACAATGGCCACACCG TGCAACTGACCCTGCCTCCGGGGCTGGAAATGGCTCTGGGTCCCGGGCGGGAGTACCGGGCCCTGCAGTTGCATCTGCACTGGGGGGCTGCGGGTCGCCCGGGCTCGGAGCACACGGTTGACGGCCACCGTTTCCCTGCCGAG aTCCACGTGGTTCACCTCAGCACTGCATTTGCCAAAGTTGATGAGgccttggggcgcccggggggacTAGCCGTGCTGGCCGCCTTTCTGCAG GAGGGCCCAGAAGAAAACAGCGCCTATGAGCAGTTGCTGTCACATTTGGAAGAAATCGCTGAGGAAG ACTCAGAGACTTGGGTCCCAGGACTGGATGTATCTGCACTGCtgccctctgacctcagccgctaCTTCCGCTATGAGGGGTCTCTAACCACACCCCCCTGTGCCCAGGGGGTCATCTGGACTGTGTTCAACCAGACAGTGAGGCTGAGTGCTaagcag CTCCacaccctctctgcctccctgtgggGACCTGATGATGCTCGGCTACAGATGAACTTCCGAGAGACGCAGCCGTTGAATGGGCGAATGATCGAGGCCTCCTTCCCGGCTGGAGTAGAGAGCAGCCCCAGGACCATTGAGCCAG tcCACCAGAATCCCTGCCTTGCTGCTG ACTCCGAAGTGGGACCAAAGGGAATGTTAGCTACCACCCAGCAGAGGTCACCGAGACTGTTGCCTAGAGTCCTTGGAACTTGGAGAATGTGCAGAGAAGCCAGCCAGAAGAATCTGAAGGGGAGCTGGAGACTGTCCTGTCCTACCCTTTACATCACTTCCTTTTTAAggtccaaatatttttttaaataa
- the ARHGEF39 gene encoding rho guanine nucleotide exchange factor 39 isoform X3 — translation MYHNYCPLPYFTDGTLRPCRCPTSRSRLLPQLRITQRRATYLPHPTLPERASRAYSAALAVGRGRNGRDWMRFSGPRWCSVLCGASRRQGAHSSPRPCPRSRWNLNHRRAEAGSIDPLARHGEAGSQCSVPRARAACPLGAETRLHCPGAAGDRTALPGTAGAGGHVLRGYSESQGHPATSGAPGPVWALGAHLRRQPEQLKKNKRFRRFVRLQEGRPEFGSLHLQDLLPLPLQRLQQYENLVMALAENTGPNSPDHQQLTRAAWLISETAQRVHSIGQRQKNDQHLRRVQALLSGRQAKGLTSGSLHTTPLLPPLLNPRTALF, via the exons ATGTACCATAACTATTGTCCCCTACCTTATTTTACTGATGGGACACTGAGGCCCTGCCGGTGTCCTACCTCAAGGTCCAGACTGCTGCCTCAACTTCGCATAACTCAGAGGAGGGCAACCTACCTGCCCCACCCGACGCTGCCCGAGCGGGCTTCGCGCGCCTACAGCGCCGCCCTGGCGGTAGGGCGAGGCCGCAATGGCAGAGACTGGATGCGGTTCAGTGGcccccgctggtgctctgtcCTGTGCGGAGCCTCCCGACGCCAGGGGGCGCATTCTTCTCCTCGGCCCTGCCCCAGGAGCCGTTGGAATTTGAATCACCGGCGGGCTGAGGCCGGAAGCATTGACCCCCTAGCCAGGCATGGAGAGGCCGGGAGCCAGTGCTCGGTGCCCCGTGCAAGAGCAGCGTGCCCGTTGGGAGCGGAAACGCGCCTGCACTGCCCGGGAGCTGCTGGAGACCGAACGGCGCTACCAGGAACAGCTGGGGCTGGTGGCCACG TACTTCGTGGGTATTCTGAGAGCCAAGGGCACCCTGCGACCAGCGGAGCGCCAGGCCCTGTTTGGGCCCTGGGAGCTCATTTACGGCGCCAGCCA gaacaactaaagaaaaataaacgttTCCGGAGATTTGTGCGACTTCAGGAAGGCCGCCCTGAGTTTGGAAGCCTGCATCTTCAGgacctgctccctctgcctctgcagaGGCTCCAGCA GTATGAAAATCTTGTCATGGCTTTGGCTGAAAACACAGGTCCCAACAGCCCTGACCACCAACAGCTCACAC GGGCTGCCTGGCTGATCAGTGAGACTGCTCAGAGAGTCCACAGCATTGGTCAGAGACAGAAGAATGACCAGCACCTCCGGCGTGTTCAGGCTTTGCTCAGTGGCCGCCAGGCAAAGGGGCTTACCTCAGGTAGTCTGCACACTACTCCCCTTCTTCCCCCACTCCTCAATCCTCGAACTGCCCTTTTCTGA